The segment AGGCAACCGAATGAATCCATGTCCGAAACCAACGACGCTGCTGGTCGGTGGGTTTGTTTTCCCAACAATGCCCAGCATGCAGAAGCAGCAAAGCGCATAAGTCGCTCCGGTCATCCATTTCCAGTCAGGGTGTACCCGGTCACCGTCTCGCAGATTGCGAGCATTGGTCTGGCTTGGAGCATATGGATTCGTCAAGGCTGCGAAGGCTTCAGTCGGGGAACGACCCGGATCAGCGGGGACCGGGAGTTGAGCATCCATTCGTGAAAACTGACCACCGGTCCTCCGTTGAATCCGATGGTTACCCGCAGCATTTTACAATCGCTTCCTCAATCTGGGAGGCGATCTCCTTGTCTTGTTCGTCTGGTAATCTCGCTTTCAATGCAGCGGCGGCATCAGGGCACGAAGCGACCCACAAATCACCAACCACCTTGCTGCGAACCTTGCGGCTTCGGTCTGAGAGCAGGATGGGCAAAATGGTCGCCCGCGCATCGGGGGACATGTCCACGACATGGGCGGCGGCGCGAAAGCGAATCGTCGATTTGGGATTGGTTGCAAGTGTGGACCAAATCGGATCAAGAATCGAATGTTTACTGCTTAGTTTTACGAGCCAAGACCCGGCCTGCTCCCAGACACCGCCGCCACCTTGGAGCAAAGCGTTCTCGATGCAAACAGATGCTGCATCGACTGTTGTCTCGCCATCAGCAAGATCGTACGCGTTATCAATTACGTCGTGAATCATAGCGAGTTGAGTCGCATCCTTGATGAAGCGTCCCGCGTATTCCTTTTCGCGTTCACGAGAAAATACGAACACAGCTTGCGATTTCAATTGGAACGAAGGGTCATCAAAGTCGGGTAAAGAATCCATGTAAGTCCAAGGTTTGACGGGTGGGAGCCATTCGTTAAAAACTGGCGACTCAAACCCGTGATGCTGACAGCTTGCGACTGTCAGTCACATTCGCTCCACCCACCAAACACATGGAATGAAATCTCATGAAGATTCTCGCACTCGACCTCGGAAAATTCAACTCCGTTTGCTGCCTTTTCGACTCGAAAACTCGCAAAACGAAGTTTGTCACGACACCCACTACGAGAGAACACTTCGATGTCATCTTCAAGGACACCAAAGCCGATCTCGTCGTCATGGAAGCCTGCGGACCCTCGGGATGGATCAACGATCTGGCGGAAGCTCACGGACACGAAACACTCGTCTGCAGTACCAACGAAGAAGCCTGGCGGTGGGCCAACGTCAAACGGAAAACTGACCGAGACGACGCTCTCAAGCTCGCTCGGATGGCCGCCATGGGCGAACTCAAAGGCGTCCACACGCCTTCACTGGAACATCGTGAGTTTCGATCGCTCGTCAAATACCGCAAGACCCTCGACGGCCGAATCAATAAAACCAAGAACGCCATCCGTGCGTGGTTCGTCAATCATGGGATCGAGATCGCAACCGGCGAGAAAGCCTGGTACTCCGGTCGCGAGCACATCAACTCGTTTCGCAAACCCCTGGCTGACTGCGGACCTGACGAACTTTGGAAAGGAGAACTCGACATCGAACTGACCATCCTCGATTCGCTGACCGAGCAACTCACTGGTGTCGTCAAGAAGCTCGAAGCGATCGGCAAGAATGACGAACGCATCAAGCGAATCCAAACGATCCCCGGAGTCGGACCACGAACCGCTGAAATCCTCGTCGCGTGTCTGGACGACCCGCACCGCTTTGAAAACGGACGACAAGTCTCGGCGTACTTCGGACTCGTTCCACGTCAGTATCAATCCGGCGAAACGGATCGCAACGGACGCAT is part of the Allorhodopirellula heiligendammensis genome and harbors:
- a CDS encoding IS110 family transposase, whose protein sequence is MKILALDLGKFNSVCCLFDSKTRKTKFVTTPTTREHFDVIFKDTKADLVVMEACGPSGWINDLAEAHGHETLVCSTNEEAWRWANVKRKTDRDDALKLARMAAMGELKGVHTPSLEHREFRSLVKYRKTLDGRINKTKNAIRAWFVNHGIEIATGEKAWYSGREHINSFRKPLADCGPDELWKGELDIELTILDSLTEQLTGVVKKLEAIGKNDERIKRIQTIPGVGPRTAEILVACLDDPHRFENGRQVSAYFGLVPRQYQSGETDRNGRITKRGNPLARTILVECAWASLRYNPWAKGVYERICGKQKTRKKKAAIALARKIAVIAWAMLRDEKHWDPKQMIQVTESFGRMPAGLKDSLQNMKPKENADQRKSRLRKEARAAREAAESRASKTTGQNPVKRTTTGSAKPTAAKRNATISAATRSPRSTSQPNGKRQTKTSKPRRARKPVSRD